CAAATATTTCCTGCAACTCGGCGCAAAAGTGGTGATCACATCCAGAAATTTGGAAAAACTTCAGACTACGGCAAAAGAACTTGAAGAGGAAACAGGCGGTAAAGTACTTTGCGTTGCATGCGATGTGAGAAACTGGGACGAAGTTGAGGCGATGAAGGAATCGGCGGTGAAAGAATTCGGTAGAATCGATATTTTACTCAACAATGCAGCCGGAAACTTTATTTCGCCAACCGAGAGACTTACACATTCGGCATTCGATTCCATTCTTGACATTGTTTTGAAAGGAACTAAAAACTGCACGCTTTCGGTTGGCAAATATTGGATTGATAACAAAATTCCGGGAACAGTGCTTAACATCGTGACCACCTACGCATGGACTGGTTCTGCATATGTAGTTCCATCTGCCTGCGCAAAAGCGGGAGTTTTGGCGATGACCAGAAGTTTGGCGGTAGAATGGGCAAAATACGGCATCCGTTTTAATGCTATTGCGCCGGGACCGTTCCCAACAAAAGGCGCCTGGGACCGATTATTGCCCGGCAATCTCCAGGAAAAATTCGATATGCGGAAAAAAGT
The window above is part of the Kaistella faecalis genome. Proteins encoded here:
- a CDS encoding SDR family oxidoreductase — encoded protein: MNLYTQPMLKEGALKDKVAIVTGGGSGLGKAMTKYFLQLGAKVVITSRNLEKLQTTAKELEEETGGKVLCVACDVRNWDEVEAMKESAVKEFGRIDILLNNAAGNFISPTERLTHSAFDSILDIVLKGTKNCTLSVGKYWIDNKIPGTVLNIVTTYAWTGSAYVVPSACAKAGVLAMTRSLAVEWAKYGIRFNAIAPGPFPTKGAWDRLLPGNLQEKFDMRKKVPLRRVGEHQELANLAAYLVSDYSAYMNGEVVTIDGGEWLQGAGEFNMLEDIPQEMWDMLEAMIKSKKSN